A section of the Gallus gallus isolate bGalGal1 chromosome 4, bGalGal1.mat.broiler.GRCg7b, whole genome shotgun sequence genome encodes:
- the BBS7 gene encoding Bardet-Biedl syndrome 7 protein isoform X1: protein MEVSLARVDYLQVGVTAQKTMRLLPASGRRATQKVVVGDQDGVITCFGIKKGEPVTVFKTLPGPKIARLELGGALNTPQEKVFVATGSEVRGFTKRGKQFLSFETNLTEDIKAMHISGADLFLCASYIYNHYCDCKDKHYYLSRDKINDVLCLPVDKVNCITPVLACQDRVLRVLQGSDLLYEVEVPGPPTVLALNNGDGGDSGEEIVYGTSDGKLGLIQITGSASVPKWEIENEKKRGGILCIDSFDILRDGVKELLVGRDDGVLEIYSFESADDPVLRYDYVLSESISSIQGGCVGKDGYDEVLACTYSGWLTGLTTELAYREGGSGEELKLSQEMQSKISSLRNEVEHLQMKVLGEREKYQQSSQSSSAVSSVPAFSVNDKFTLNKDDASYSLILEVQAAIDIILVQSDVPVDLLDVDKNSAVVSFSNCDSDPNGNCLLATYRCQANTTRLELKIRSIEGRYGTLQAYVTPRIQPKTCQVYQYQIKPLSLHQRTHSIDHDRPMNTLTLKGQFSFAEIHSWVVFCLPEVPERTPPGESVTFYFQNTFLGTQLESTYRIGEGCFKSDNISTISILKDVLSKEATKRKINLNISFDINEESVRHTLKLIHPKLEYQQLLAKKVHLIDALRELQVQEGNVDFLVPEYRSILEEADQLLEEYKKQPAHLERLYGMITDLFIDKFKFRGTNVKSKVPLLLELLDGCEQERLVAFFEAAS from the exons ATGGAGGTCAGCCTGGCCCGCGTGGACTACCTGCAG GTGGGCGTCACGGCGCAGAAGACCATGAGGCTGCTCCCCGCGTCGGGCCGCAGGGCCACCCAGAAG GTGGTGGTGGGAGATCAGGACGGCGTGATTACCTGTTTCGGCATAAAAAAGGGGGAACCTGTG ACAGTGTTCAAAACACTGCCCGGCCCCAAAATCGCACGCCTGGAGCTGGGAGGAGCTCTTAATACACCCCAAGAGAAAGTTTTTGTGGCGACGGGATCGGAAGTCAGAGGTTTCACGAAAAGAGGGAAGCAGTTCCTCTCCTTTGAAACTAACCTCACCGAAGACATCAAAGCTAT gcaCATTTCAGGAGCTGATCTCTTTCTTTGTGCAAGCTATATCTATAACCACTACTGCGACTGCAAAGACAAACACTACTACCTGTCAAGAGATAAAATCAATGATGTTCTCTGCCTTCCTGTAGATAAAGTGAATTGCATTACCCCGGTACTTGCGTGTCAGGATAGAGTCCTCAGAGTTTTACAG GGATCAGATCTACTTTATGAAGTAGAAGTTCCTGGACCACCTACTGTTCTTGCTCTAAACAATGGAGATGGAG gtgattctggagaagaaattgtgtATGGAACTTCTGATGGCAAACTGGGTCTTATCCAGATTACTGGTTCTGCTTCTGTACCTAAGTGggaaattgaaaatgaaaagaagagaggag gTATCTTATGCATTGATAGCTTTGACATTCTGAGAGATGGAGTTAAAGAGTTACTCGTTGGGCGAGATGATGGAGTGCTGGAAATCTATAGCTTTGAGAGTGCAGATGATCCTGTCCTTCGGTATGATTAT gTTTTATCAGAGAGCATTTCATCAATCCAGGGTGGCTGTGTTGGAAAAGATGGTTATGATGAAGTTTTAGCATGCACATATTCAG GCTGGCTGACAGGACTGACTACAGAACTTGCCTATAGAGAAGGTGGATCAGGTGAAGAACTAAAACTAAGTCAAGAAATGCAGAGCAAGATTTCATCCTTAAG GAATGAAGTGGAACACTTACAGATGAAAGTACTCGGTGAACGTGAAAAGTACCAGCAGTCTTCTCAGTCCAGTTCTGCTGTTTCATCAGTACCTGCATTCAGTGTGAATGACAAGTTTACATTAAATAAAGATGATGCTAGCTACAGTCTCATCTTGGAGGTGCAAGCAGCTATAGATATTATCCTGGTACAG AGTGATGTCCCTGTAGACTTGCTGGACGTGGATAAAAATTCTGCTGTTGTTAGCTTTAGCAACTGCGATTCTGAT CCAAATGGCAACTGTCTTCTTGCTACTTACCGATGCCAAGCAAATACTACAAGACTTGAACTTAAG attcGATCGATTGAAGGACGATATGGGACACTTCAAGCATATGTAACTCCAAGAATCCAACCAAAAACCTGCCAAGTTTATCAGTACCAAATTAAACCCCTTTCACTTCATCAGCGAACTCATTCTATTGACCACGACAG GCCAATGAATACACTGACGCTCAAAGGACAATTCAGTTTTGCTGAAATTCACTCTTGGGTTGTGTTTTGCTTGCCTGAAGTCCCTGAAAGGACTCCACCTGGAGAGAGCGtcaccttttattttcaaaacacctTCCTGGGTACCCAGCTTGAAAGTACTTACAG AATAGGTGAGGGATGTTTCAAGTCTGACAATATTTCTACAATATCCATCCTAAAAGATGTGCTTTCCAAAGAGGCTACTAAAAGGAAGATTAATCTCAACATATCATTTG ATATAAATGAAGAATCTGTGAGGCATACATTAAAGCTCATCCACCCCAAATTAGAGTATCAGCAGCTGTTGGCCAAGAAGGTTCATTTAATAGATGCTTTGAGA GAATTACAAGTGCAAGAAGGAAATGTGGATTTCTTGGTGCCAGAATACCGCAGCATTTTGGAAGAGGCAGATCAGCTGCTTGAGGAATACAAGAAACAACCTGCGCATCTTGAGAGGCTTTACG GGATGATCACGGATCTCTTCATAGATAAATTTAAGTTTCGAGGCACCAACGTGAAGAGCAAAGTTccgctgctgctggagctgctggatggCTGCGAGCAGGAGCGGCTCGTCGCCTTCTTTGAGGCCGCGTCCTGA
- the CCNA2 gene encoding cyclin-A2 isoform X1, translating into MLAEQENQENVPPAAKAPPPAAGTRVALGLLRGGPARPGPAPQVSGGARGAADGRAPSWGGGQLSGRLSRRADGPLPQAARNGEGRGAAAGQQQQPFSVYVDEPDEERRRPQRKKERDEEAADAPGLRAALGTVGERRPLAPLGNAMELSLDSPSIMDISITSEAEERPNVNNVPDYVSDIHTYLREMEVKCKPKIGYMKKQPDITNNMRAILVDWLVEVGEEYKLQNETLHLAVNYIDRFLSSMSVLRGKLQLVGTAAMLLASKFEEIYPPEVAEFVYITDDTYNKKQVLRMEHLILKVLSFDLAAPTINQFLTQYFLHQQTNAKVESLSMYLGELTLIDADPYLKYLPSVIAAAAFHLASYTITGQTWPESLCKVTGYTLEHIKPCLMDLHRTYLKAAQHTQQSIREKYKSTKYHAVSLIDAPETLDL; encoded by the exons ATGCTGGCGGAGCAGGAGAACCAGGAGAACGTCCCCCCGGCCGCCAaagccccgccgcccgccgccggcaCCCGCGTGGCGCTGGGGCTGCTGCGGGGCGGTCCGGCGCGGCCGGGGCCGGCGCCGCAGGTgagcggcggggcgcggggggcggcggaCGGGCGGGCGCCATCTTGGGGCGGCGGGCAGCTGTCAGGGCGGCTGTCACGGCGCGCTGACGGACCGCTCCCGCAGGCGGCGCGGAACGGAGAGGgccgcggcgcggcggcggggcagcagcagcagcctttcagCGTCTACGTGGACGAGCCCGACGaggagcggcggcggccccAGAGGAAGAAGGAGCGCGATGAGGAGGCGGCGGACGCGCCGGGGCTGCGGGCCGCCCTCGGGACCGTGGGGGAGCGGCGGCCCCTGGCGCCCCTGGGCAACGCCATGGAGCTCAGCCTCG ATTCCCCGAGTATCATGGATATCTCGATAacttcagaagcagaagagagacCAAACGTTAACAATGTGCCAGACTATGTCAGCGATATCCACACGTACCTTAGGGAAATGGAG GTAAAATGCAAGCCTAAAATAGGCTACATGAAGAAGCAGCCTGACATCACCAACAACATGCGGGCTATTCTGGTGGACTGGCTGGTGGAAGTTGGAGAAGAGTACAAGCTCCAGAATGAAACTCTGCACTTAGCTGTAAATTACATTGACAGGTTTCTATCTTCAATGTCTGTTTTGAGAGGAAAGCTTCAGCTTGTGGGTACCGCGGCTATGCTGCTCGCATC GAAGTTTGAGGAAATCTACCCCCCTGAAGTAGCAGAGTTTGTCTACATCACAGATGACACCTACAACAAGAAGCAAGTTCTGAGGATGGAGCACTTAATTCTGAAGGTTTTGTCATTTGATTTGGCAGCTCCGACGATCAACCAGTTCCTCACTCAGTATTTCCTGCATCAGCAGACAAATGCTAAAGTTGAGAGCTTATCAATG TATCTTGGAGAGCTGACTCTAATTGATGCTGATCCTTACTTGAAATACTTGCCATCAGTTattgctgcagcagcatttcaTCTAGCAAGCTATACGATCACTGGACAAACTTGG CCTGAATCTCTGTGCAAGGTGACGGGCTACACCCTTGAACACATTAAGCCTTGCCTCATGGACCTTCACAGGACCTAcctcaaagcagcacagcacacacaacAGTCCATAAGGGAAAAGTACAAGAGCACAAA gtACCATGCAGTATCGCTTATTGACGCACCAGAGACACTAGATTTGTAA
- the CCNA2 gene encoding cyclin-A2 produces MLAEQENQENVPPAAKAPPPAAGTRVALGLLRGGPARPGPAPQAARNGEGRGAAAGQQQQPFSVYVDEPDEERRRPQRKKERDEEAADAPGLRAALGTVGERRPLAPLGNAMELSLDSPSIMDISITSEAEERPNVNNVPDYVSDIHTYLREMEVKCKPKIGYMKKQPDITNNMRAILVDWLVEVGEEYKLQNETLHLAVNYIDRFLSSMSVLRGKLQLVGTAAMLLASKFEEIYPPEVAEFVYITDDTYNKKQVLRMEHLILKVLSFDLAAPTINQFLTQYFLHQQTNAKVESLSMYLGELTLIDADPYLKYLPSVIAAAAFHLASYTITGQTWPESLCKVTGYTLEHIKPCLMDLHRTYLKAAQHTQQSIREKYKSTKYHAVSLIDAPETLDL; encoded by the exons ATGCTGGCGGAGCAGGAGAACCAGGAGAACGTCCCCCCGGCCGCCAaagccccgccgcccgccgccggcaCCCGCGTGGCGCTGGGGCTGCTGCGGGGCGGTCCGGCGCGGCCGGGGCCGGCGCCGCAG GCGGCGCGGAACGGAGAGGgccgcggcgcggcggcggggcagcagcagcagcctttcagCGTCTACGTGGACGAGCCCGACGaggagcggcggcggccccAGAGGAAGAAGGAGCGCGATGAGGAGGCGGCGGACGCGCCGGGGCTGCGGGCCGCCCTCGGGACCGTGGGGGAGCGGCGGCCCCTGGCGCCCCTGGGCAACGCCATGGAGCTCAGCCTCG ATTCCCCGAGTATCATGGATATCTCGATAacttcagaagcagaagagagacCAAACGTTAACAATGTGCCAGACTATGTCAGCGATATCCACACGTACCTTAGGGAAATGGAG GTAAAATGCAAGCCTAAAATAGGCTACATGAAGAAGCAGCCTGACATCACCAACAACATGCGGGCTATTCTGGTGGACTGGCTGGTGGAAGTTGGAGAAGAGTACAAGCTCCAGAATGAAACTCTGCACTTAGCTGTAAATTACATTGACAGGTTTCTATCTTCAATGTCTGTTTTGAGAGGAAAGCTTCAGCTTGTGGGTACCGCGGCTATGCTGCTCGCATC GAAGTTTGAGGAAATCTACCCCCCTGAAGTAGCAGAGTTTGTCTACATCACAGATGACACCTACAACAAGAAGCAAGTTCTGAGGATGGAGCACTTAATTCTGAAGGTTTTGTCATTTGATTTGGCAGCTCCGACGATCAACCAGTTCCTCACTCAGTATTTCCTGCATCAGCAGACAAATGCTAAAGTTGAGAGCTTATCAATG TATCTTGGAGAGCTGACTCTAATTGATGCTGATCCTTACTTGAAATACTTGCCATCAGTTattgctgcagcagcatttcaTCTAGCAAGCTATACGATCACTGGACAAACTTGG CCTGAATCTCTGTGCAAGGTGACGGGCTACACCCTTGAACACATTAAGCCTTGCCTCATGGACCTTCACAGGACCTAcctcaaagcagcacagcacacacaacAGTCCATAAGGGAAAAGTACAAGAGCACAAA gtACCATGCAGTATCGCTTATTGACGCACCAGAGACACTAGATTTGTAA